From the Bacillus tuaregi genome, one window contains:
- a CDS encoding Na/Pi symporter codes for MLVLIVFILLICLFIFGMYLLRKGLLHLSGESLKIWLTKVTDTPWKGVLAGIMVTCILQSSSAVMIITIGLIATRMLTFPQSIGIILGTNIGTTFTAELITFDIQSFLIPLMGLALLLLFTGKKKPQSIGMVLLGISFLFTAMGGFEFLAGPLKRIGIIDQLLLSLKDSYLLSILAGAVITGIIQSSTATTGIIMGFLTHGAIEIDTGVAILLGSNIGTCVDALLAAIGSGREARLTAYAHIYLNVIGVAVFYPFIDILSTWGTKVATSPDVQLAHISVLFNVICSLLVLPFAEGFGKWIIRLHDQNST; via the coding sequence GTGTTGGTTCTAATTGTTTTTATTCTATTAATCTGCTTATTTATTTTTGGGATGTATCTGTTGAGAAAGGGATTGTTACATCTTTCTGGAGAATCATTGAAAATTTGGTTAACAAAAGTGACGGATACACCTTGGAAGGGTGTTTTGGCAGGTATTATGGTAACCTGTATATTGCAGAGCAGCTCGGCTGTGATGATTATAACGATTGGGTTGATTGCCACTAGAATGCTGACATTTCCGCAATCAATTGGAATCATTTTAGGAACCAATATTGGCACGACCTTTACGGCGGAACTAATTACCTTTGATATCCAATCATTTCTAATCCCACTAATGGGACTGGCACTTTTGTTATTATTCACTGGGAAAAAGAAGCCTCAAAGTATTGGTATGGTGTTATTAGGTATCTCTTTTTTATTTACCGCAATGGGGGGATTTGAATTTTTAGCCGGACCATTAAAGAGGATAGGCATTATTGATCAATTGCTGCTTTCGCTGAAGGATAGTTATCTTCTCAGCATATTAGCAGGAGCTGTCATTACAGGGATTATTCAGTCGAGTACAGCAACTACTGGTATTATTATGGGATTCCTTACTCATGGTGCTATTGAAATTGATACAGGTGTTGCGATATTGCTAGGGTCAAATATTGGAACCTGTGTTGATGCTTTATTAGCAGCAATTGGCAGCGGTAGGGAAGCAAGATTAACAGCTTATGCCCATATTTATTTAAATGTGATTGGGGTAGCGGTGTTTTATCCCTTTATTGATATCCTATCGACATGGGGAACAAAGGTCGCAACATCACCTGATGTTCAATTAGCCCATATTAGTGTTCTATTTAATGTTATTTGTTCATTACTTGTGCTGCCATTTGCTGAGGGATTTGGGAAATGGATTATTCGCTTGCATGATCAAAACAGTACATAA
- a CDS encoding biotin transporter BioY, whose translation MYRKGKTLELTLASMFVVLIAVGANLTTIIPFLVVGGVPITLQTFFAVLAGLVLGGRLGAITTSTYAFIGLVGIPVFAQFGAGLGMLFKPTFGFILSFILAAYSAGKIVENKNNVAPYIMASLTATAINYCIGTNWMYFAYKLWYEAPEGFTYGMAWLWMLAPLPKDIILAVFAGIMAHRLKVTVLSKGQFKSLHLGA comes from the coding sequence ATGTATCGGAAAGGAAAAACTTTAGAATTAACTCTAGCAAGTATGTTTGTCGTTTTGATAGCTGTTGGTGCTAATTTGACAACCATTATTCCATTTTTAGTTGTCGGTGGTGTACCGATTACATTACAAACATTTTTTGCTGTTCTAGCTGGTCTCGTATTAGGGGGGCGTCTAGGAGCTATAACTACAAGTACATATGCATTTATAGGCTTAGTAGGGATACCGGTGTTTGCTCAGTTTGGTGCCGGATTAGGAATGCTCTTTAAACCAACATTTGGATTTATTCTCTCTTTTATCCTTGCTGCCTACTCGGCTGGAAAAATCGTCGAAAATAAGAATAATGTTGCTCCGTATATTATGGCTTCATTAACTGCTACCGCAATCAATTATTGTATTGGGACCAATTGGATGTATTTTGCCTATAAGCTATGGTATGAAGCTCCTGAGGGTTTCACTTACGGTATGGCATGGTTATGGATGCTTGCCCCGCTGCCAAAGGATATTATATTAGCAGTTTTTGCGGGTATTATGGCGCATCGTTTAAAGGTAACCGTGCTTTCAAAGGGTCAATTCAAAAGCTTACATTTAGGTGCATAA
- the bioB gene encoding biotin synthase BioB has protein sequence MGKWKQLAMDVLNGRELTNEEALDILLAPDLELLELLNGAYTIRNHYFGNKVKLNKIINTKSGLCPENCGYCSQSSISSASIEKYTMMDKETILKGAKNAYQLKVGTYCIVASGRGPSNRDIDTVVEAVKEIKEQFPLTVCACLGLLKPEQASRLKEAGVDRYNHNINTSEKHHEYITTSHTFHDRVNTVEMVKEAGISPCSGVIIGMKESKQDIVDMAFSLKALGADSIPVNFLHAIEGTPLAGTDELNPRYCLKVIALMRYINPAKEIRISGGREVNLRSLQPLGLYAANSIFLGDYLTTSGQETMADHKMLEDLGFEIDFRSEIVTK, from the coding sequence ATGGGGAAATGGAAACAGCTTGCCATGGATGTGTTGAATGGAAGAGAGCTTACGAATGAGGAAGCATTGGACATATTATTGGCTCCTGACCTGGAGCTACTCGAACTATTGAATGGTGCTTACACTATTAGGAATCATTATTTCGGCAATAAAGTAAAGTTAAATAAAATCATTAACACAAAATCTGGACTATGTCCTGAAAATTGCGGGTATTGTTCCCAATCAAGTATCTCAAGTGCATCAATCGAAAAATACACGATGATGGACAAAGAGACAATCCTTAAAGGAGCTAAGAATGCTTATCAGCTAAAGGTTGGCACCTATTGCATTGTGGCAAGTGGACGCGGACCTAGTAATAGGGATATTGATACCGTAGTAGAGGCAGTTAAGGAAATAAAAGAGCAATTCCCTTTGACCGTGTGTGCCTGTCTTGGACTATTAAAGCCTGAGCAAGCTTCTCGATTAAAGGAAGCGGGCGTTGACCGTTATAATCATAATATTAATACTTCAGAAAAACACCATGAATATATAACCACTTCTCATACCTTTCACGACAGGGTAAACACTGTTGAAATGGTGAAGGAGGCAGGTATCTCTCCTTGTTCAGGTGTGATTATTGGAATGAAGGAATCGAAGCAGGATATAGTTGATATGGCCTTTAGCTTAAAGGCATTAGGGGCTGATTCTATTCCAGTGAATTTTCTACATGCGATAGAGGGGACGCCGCTGGCAGGAACAGATGAACTAAATCCACGATACTGTCTGAAGGTGATTGCGCTTATGCGTTATATTAATCCAGCAAAGGAAATCCGTATATCAGGAGGTCGTGAAGTGAATTTGCGAAGCTTACAGCCTTTAGGTTTGTATGCAGCCAATTCTATTTTTCTAGGAGATTATTTGACAACCTCTGGACAAGAAACCATGGCCGATCATAAAATGCTTGAAGACCTTGGTTTTGAAATTGATTTTCGTTCTGAGATTGTTACAAAGTAA
- a CDS encoding alpha/beta fold hydrolase codes for MVEAGKYSDVKGINTHYHEDGQGDEKILLIHGSGPGVSAWANWRLVFPILSEHFHLYAPDVVGFGYTDRPEGVKYSIHVWVDHMIDFIETVIKDKVSIIGNSFGGAIALHLAKKRPDLVKKLMLMGSMGTAHPIADGLDKVWGYEPSHENMKNLIRIFAYDQSMAENGDLVEMRYKSSIQEGFQESFSSMFPAPRQRHVDDMALTEEELAAIDFPVLLVHGREDKVIPIEHTSWVLARALPNAQFHTFPKCGHWVQIERATEFAGQVIEFMKQ; via the coding sequence ATGGTTGAAGCAGGAAAATACAGTGATGTAAAAGGAATCAATACGCACTATCATGAGGATGGACAAGGTGATGAAAAAATACTCCTTATTCATGGATCAGGTCCGGGAGTATCCGCATGGGCTAATTGGCGCTTAGTTTTTCCAATTCTCTCCGAGCATTTCCATCTATATGCACCAGATGTAGTAGGTTTTGGTTATACAGACAGACCAGAGGGTGTGAAGTATTCAATCCATGTTTGGGTAGATCATATGATTGATTTCATTGAAACCGTAATAAAGGATAAAGTATCTATCATTGGTAACTCCTTTGGTGGGGCCATTGCCCTTCATTTAGCAAAAAAACGTCCTGATTTAGTGAAAAAGTTAATGCTTATGGGAAGCATGGGTACTGCCCATCCTATTGCAGACGGATTGGATAAGGTTTGGGGCTATGAACCAAGTCATGAGAATATGAAAAATCTCATTAGGATTTTTGCATATGATCAAAGTATGGCTGAGAACGGCGATTTAGTCGAAATGCGCTATAAATCTAGTATCCAAGAAGGATTCCAGGAATCATTCTCTTCAATGTTCCCAGCTCCACGGCAAAGACATGTGGATGACATGGCGTTAACAGAGGAAGAGTTAGCTGCGATTGATTTTCCAGTACTATTGGTTCACGGAAGAGAAGACAAAGTAATTCCAATCGAACATACCAGCTGGGTACTTGCACGTGCACTCCCTAATGCTCAGTTCCATACATTCCCTAAGTGCGGACACTGGGTACAAATTGAACGAGCAACAGAATTTGCCGGTCAGGTAATCGAATTTATGAAACAATAG
- a CDS encoding IclR family transcriptional regulator, producing the protein MINSVNNAVKIIDCFTTENPELGVSEISTKLNMNKSTVHHLIRTLNKVGILVKASNRKYRLGSRLLRWGNLVSKYYQKYYPAIPYLNELVKLTGETVHMAVQENQWVSYIAKVEPEKSVKIQTAIGSYKPIHCTGLGKMLLAGSLGRDNHHIYQLILDKYTDSTITEHEKLIRELKQIHEQGYAIDNEEYEVGLYCISAPIKDSLGQTVAAISIAGPECRVYANKDQYIAYLISTAETISNKCDL; encoded by the coding sequence ATGATTAACTCTGTCAATAATGCGGTAAAAATTATTGACTGTTTCACAACTGAGAATCCAGAATTAGGAGTTTCAGAGATTTCAACTAAATTAAATATGAATAAAAGCACAGTTCATCATCTTATTAGGACCTTGAATAAAGTAGGGATTTTAGTAAAGGCCTCTAATCGTAAGTATCGCTTAGGCTCTCGCCTGCTTAGATGGGGGAACTTGGTCTCAAAGTATTACCAAAAATATTATCCTGCCATCCCTTATTTAAATGAGCTCGTGAAATTAACTGGCGAAACGGTACATATGGCTGTGCAGGAAAATCAGTGGGTGAGCTATATTGCAAAGGTTGAACCAGAGAAATCAGTCAAAATACAGACCGCTATAGGTTCATATAAACCCATTCATTGTACGGGTCTAGGAAAAATGCTACTCGCTGGATCCCTTGGTAGGGACAATCATCATATTTATCAACTAATACTTGATAAGTACACAGATAGTACCATCACTGAGCATGAAAAACTTATCCGTGAACTAAAGCAGATTCACGAACAAGGCTATGCGATTGATAACGAGGAATATGAAGTAGGGCTTTACTGTATCTCGGCTCCCATTAAGGACAGTCTTGGTCAAACGGTCGCAGCAATCAGTATTGCCGGTCCAGAATGCAGAGTATATGCAAACAAAGATCAGTACATTGCATATCTTATTTCAACGGCAGAAACAATTTCAAACAAATGTGATTTATAA
- a CDS encoding GlcG/HbpS family heme-binding protein: protein MIYQKYALTQSLALKVLEAVTNKADELGIRINAAIVDDGGNLKAFIRMDEAALLSSGIAQNKAYTAAAFGKSTEEWYPMIKDEPSLLTGIVHTEKLVVFGGGIPLIFNGKIVGGVGVSGGTADEDVQCATAGVQVFEEYVQSLVK from the coding sequence ATGATCTATCAAAAGTATGCTTTAACCCAATCTCTAGCATTGAAAGTGCTAGAAGCGGTTACAAACAAGGCTGATGAATTAGGAATACGAATCAACGCCGCGATTGTGGACGATGGCGGTAATTTAAAAGCCTTCATTCGCATGGATGAAGCCGCCTTGTTAAGCTCTGGAATAGCGCAGAACAAGGCGTATACTGCAGCAGCCTTCGGTAAATCTACTGAAGAATGGTATCCAATGATTAAAGACGAACCATCACTATTAACAGGAATTGTTCATACAGAGAAGCTCGTTGTTTTTGGTGGGGGGATTCCGTTAATTTTTAACGGGAAAATAGTCGGAGGTGTTGGGGTCTCCGGAGGAACAGCTGATGAGGATGTACAATGTGCAACTGCAGGTGTTCAAGTATTTGAAGAATATGTACAATCTCTTGTAAAATAA